From Musa acuminata AAA Group cultivar baxijiao chromosome BXJ3-8, Cavendish_Baxijiao_AAA, whole genome shotgun sequence, one genomic window encodes:
- the LOC103993719 gene encoding cathepsin B-like protease 3, which produces MGKLMASPRPLYLLLVVVLATALHPAQQVFAVESTPQLRSDSMILQKSIVQEINANPNAGWQAAMNSRFENYTIGQFKHILGVKPTPSNEVMDIPKRTYPKSLKLPRQFDARTAWPQCSTIGTILDQGHCGSCWAFGAVESLSDRFCIHFGINISLSVNDLLSCCGFMCGDGCDGGYPISAWRYFVQNGVVTDECDPYFDDVGCAHPGCEPLYPTPQCEKKCKAKNLLWDQSKHFGVNAYMVNSDPKDIMTEVYTNGPAEVGFTVYEDFAHYKSGVYKHVTGVAIGGHAVKLIGWGTSDEGEDYWLLANQWNRSWGDDGYFKITRGRNECGIEEDVVAGMPSSKNLVRYYVNSDSEADASA; this is translated from the exons ATGGGCAAGCTAATGGCGTCCCCTCGCCCCTTATACCTACTTCTTGTCGTTGTATTGGCCACGGCGCTTCATCCGGCGCAGCAG GTATTTGCAGTGGAATCAACACCTCAGCTCAGGTCCGACTCAATGATTCTTCAG AAATCAATCGTACAAGAGATTAATGCTAACCCTAATGCTGGATGGCAAGCGGCCATGAACTCCCGTTTCGAGAATTATACA ATTGGCCAGTTCAAGCATATTCTTGGAGTGAAGCCAACACCTTCCAATGAGGTTATGGATATTCCTAAAAGAACTTACCCAAAATCTTTAAAGCTCCCTAGGCAATTTGATGCAAGAACGGCCTGGCCTCAGTGTAGCACAATTGGAACAATTCTTG ATCAG GGGCACTGTGGTTCATGTTGGGCTTTTGGTGCTGTAGAATCACTTTCTGACCGTTTCTGCATTCACTTCGGCATT AATATTTCTCTGTCTGTCAATGACCTTTTGTCATGCTGCGGGTTCATGTGTGGAGATGGATGCGATGGAGGGTATCCTATAAGTGCATGGCGGTACTTTGTCCAGAATGGCGTTGTCACTGATGAG TGTGACCCATATTTTGATGACGTCGGTTGTGCTCATCCGGGCTGTGAACCCCTATATCCAACCCCACAATGCGAAAAGAAGTGCAAAGCCAAGAACCTTCTCTGGGACCAATCAAAGCATTTTGGTGTCAATGCCTATATGGTAAACTCGGATCCAAAGGATATCATGACAGAGGTCTACACAAATGGTCCTGCAGAAGTTGGCTTTACGGTTTATGAG GATTTTGCTCACTACAAATCAGGAGTCTACAAACATGTGACAGGTGTTGCAATCGGCGGCCATGCTGTAAAGTTAATCGGATGGGGAACCAGCGATGAGGGCGAGGACTACTGG CTTCTTGCAAACCAGTGGAACAGAAGCTGGGGTGAC GATGGTTACTTCAAGATCACACGGGGTAGGAATGAATGTGGGATCGAAGAGGATGTTGTTGCTGGGATGCCCTCATCAAAGAACTTGGTCAGGTACTACGTGAACAGCGATTCAGAAGCCGATGCCAGTGCTTAA
- the LOC135645834 gene encoding uncharacterized protein LOC135645834, translated as MAPILFVIIAFPCTVGAIALAVLHIYRHLLNYTEPTYQRYIVRIIFMVPVYALMSFLSLVLNDRSIYFNSIREVYEAWVIYNFLSLCLAWVGGPGAVVLSLSGRSLKPSWYLMTCCFPSIPLDGRFIRRCKQGGLQFVILKPILVVITFILYAKGKYEDGNFSVDQAYLYITIIYTISYSMALYALALFYVACKDLLQPFNPVPKFIIIKSVVFLTYWQGVLVFLAAKSNLIKNAEEAADLQNFVLCVEMLAAAVGHLYAFPYKEYAGANIGASGGLRGSLFHALKFNDFYHDTVHQFAPTYHDYVLYNNNEGDERARKYRSRTFVPTGQEMDAVRKNKHMYAGKLDDTRLSGVSTSGSSSPVRSTTPQDQADLEVIKSSLLKDSAAASAQPYDFSILAATEFSNYPAKVPAVDDSSKR; from the exons ATGGCGCCTATTCTATTTGTCATCATCGCGTTCCCATGTACGGTGGGAGCCATAGCACTGGCGGTGCTTCACATATACAGGCACCTCTTGAATTATACGGAGCCTACCTATCAGCGCTACATAGTTCGCATCATCTTCATGGTGCCG GTCTATGCACTTATGTCATTCTTGTCTCTCGTCCTTAATGATCGTTCAATATATTTTAATTCTATTCGAGAAGT CTATGAGGCTTGGGTCATTTATAACTTCCTTTCGCTCTGCTTGGCTTGGGTGGGAGGTCCAGGTGCAGTGGTCTTGAGTTTAAGTGGACGATCTCTGAAGCCATCATGGTACCTAATGACGTGCTGTTTTCCTTCCATTCCTCTTGATGG ACGTTTTATAAGAAGGTGCAAGCAAGGCGGTTTGCAATTTGTGATCCTGAAGCCTATTCTAGTTGTGATTACCTTCATATTATATGCAAAAGGGAAATATGAAGATGGAAATTTCAGCGTGGACCAAGCCTATCTTTACATCACAATAATCTATACTATATCATATTCCATGgcattgtatgctcttgctttgttCTATGTAGCATGCAAAGATTTACTCCAGCCTTTCAACCCAGTTCCAAAGTTCATTATAATCAAATCTGTCGTCTTCCTCACATATTGGCAG GGTGTGTTGGTTTTTCTCGCAGCCAAGTCCAACTTGATAAAGAATGCAGAAGAAGCTGCTGATCTTCAGAACTTTGTGTTGTGTGTTGAGATGCTTGCAGCAGCTGTTGGCCACCTGTATGCATTTCCATACAAGGAATATGCAGGCGCCAACATTGGTGCATCTGGTGGTTTAAGGGGAAGCCTTTTTCATGCTCTGAAGTTCAATGATTTCTACCATGACACGGTTCATCAG TTTGCCCCTACTTATCATGATTATGTACTGTACAACAACAATGAGGGTGATGAGCGAGCAAGAAAGTATCGATCACGGACATTTGTGCCAACCGGGCAGGAGATGGATGCTGTGAGAAAGAACAAACACATGTATGCAGGGAAGTTAGATGATACACGGTTGTCTGGTGTCTCCACATCAGGTTCGAGTAGCCCGGTGAGGTCAACCACACCGCAAGACCAAGCAGACTTGGAAGTGATCAAATCTTCATTGCTCAAAGACAGTGCTGCTGCTTCAGCACAACCATATGATTTTTCAATATTAGCTGCAACTGAATTTTCAAATTACCCTGCCAAGGTTCCTGCAGTTGATGACTCAAGTAAAAGATAA